In Boudabousia tangfeifanii, the DNA window TCCAATGGTGGGTGAACTAACGTTGGGGCAAAGCTATCTAGGTCAATGAGTTACCGTTTCAGACTTAATAGACGATACCCTACCCCAACCTCGGTTTGAATCAGTTGGGTTTGTAGCTTTTGTCGCAACGCGCGTACATAAACTCTTAACGAGACGGCGGTGGCGTCGTCGGCGTATCCCCACACAGTTTCTTGTAGTAGCTGGTGGGTTAGCACTTGGTCAACGTGCTGGGTCAACATTTGTAAGAGCGCAAATTCGCGCTTGGTTAGGTGCACTTCCACTCCCCCGACCATTACGCGGTGGGCGGCAAAATCGACAGTAAAAGTGTCGCCTTCGAAGACGTCGGTGGGAGCATTCGGGGTGGCACTAACGGTTCGCAAAGCAACTCGCATGCGGGCCAAAAGTTCAGCGATGGAAAAAGGCTTCGTCAAATAGTCGTTGGCCCCCTGATCGAGGGCGCTGACTTTATCTTCATCCGTTTGGCGAGCAGAGATCACCACAATCGGGGTATTGCCAGCAAGTCGGATTTGCGAGATTACCTCGGTGCCATCAAGGTCTGCCAGTCCTAGGTCAAGCAAAATGATGTCGGGGTTTTCGCGATAATAGGCTTCGATGCCACTCAGGGCAGTTTCTTGGAATACCACCTGATAGCCGGCGTTTAGCAAGGCCAAATTGAGAAAGTTTTGGATACCTTTGTCGTCTTCAATCACCAGAACTTTCACGCAGGCAGTATAGCACGTGGCCTACGCAACAGTCGGAATGGCGCCGGTGAAAGGCTCGACTTCTTGGTTGCTGCCGGCCTGCCCGCTCTTAGGCATCGCGAATCCGACCTCGGCCCCATTTTCATGATTACGGGCGTACATGTGTCCGCCATGAGACTCAACCACAGACTTACAAATGCCTAGACCGAGGCCGAGGCCGCGATGCCGGTCCGCGAACTGGCTATCGCTAGTAAGGAAGTCATTGAAAATGTGCGGCAACACTTCGGGTTGAATCCCAGTACCGTTATCGATCACCTTGAGTTGTACCCATTCTTTGGATTCCTTGATCTTCACCTTGATTTCTCCGTCATCGGTAGTGTGCTTGATGGCGTTATCCAACAGGTTGATGACCACTTGAGAAACCAGATTCGGGTCGCAGTTAATGATGGTGGATTTCTCGGGATTAACCAAGCTGATGTGCCGACCTTTCTTGCGCGGTTGGCACTTCTCGATCGCATTTTCCACAATCTCTTCTAGCACCTCTGGTTGTAGTTGCAGCTCGAAAGCTTGCGAGGTCACTTTGGTCATATTCAACAGATTGTCAATGGAACGAGCCATTTCGTGGGACTCATTGCGAATATCAGCCAGAAGTTGCTTTTGG includes these proteins:
- a CDS encoding response regulator transcription factor, giving the protein MKVLVIEDDKGIQNFLNLALLNAGYQVVFQETALSGIEAYYRENPDIILLDLGLADLDGTEVISQIRLAGNTPIVVISARQTDEDKVSALDQGANDYLTKPFSIAELLARMRVALRTVSATPNAPTDVFEGDTFTVDFAAHRVMVGGVEVHLTKREFALLQMLTQHVDQVLTHQLLQETVWGYADDATAVSLRVYVRALRQKLQTQLIQTEVGVGYRLLSLKR